The following proteins come from a genomic window of Minwuia thermotolerans:
- the queG gene encoding tRNA epoxyqueuosine(34) reductase QueG — protein sequence MTISISDPAGLKAAIRTRALDLGFAETGVTAPAGIALAGERLDAFLAAGRQGDMDWMAERAAWRRDPAALWPAARSIVMLATNYGPDHDPLALLDHPGRGAVSAYAARRDYHDVVKKRLKALGRWLVDETGCEIKVFVDTAPVMEKPLAAAAGLGWQGKHTNLVSRSAGSWTFLGAIFTTIDLPPDEAGGDHCGACRRCLDVCPTDAFPAPYQLDANRCIAYLTVEHRGPIPHEFRAAIGNRIFGCDDCLAICPWNKFAKVSRDDRLAMREEILNAPLAELLELDDAAFRRMFAQTPVKRLGRDRFLRNVLIAAGNAGDESLSTRVEVLLDDASPLVRGAAVWALSRIGGPGRLAAARARCEPVERDADVLAEWSRL from the coding sequence ATGACGATCTCGATTTCTGATCCGGCTGGCCTGAAGGCGGCGATCCGGACGCGCGCGCTCGACCTGGGCTTTGCCGAGACCGGCGTCACCGCGCCCGCCGGAATCGCCCTGGCGGGCGAGCGCCTGGACGCGTTCCTGGCGGCCGGCCGGCAGGGCGACATGGACTGGATGGCCGAGCGCGCCGCCTGGCGCCGCGACCCGGCGGCGCTGTGGCCGGCGGCGCGGTCGATCGTGATGCTGGCGACGAACTACGGACCCGACCACGATCCGCTGGCCTTGCTGGACCATCCCGGGCGCGGCGCGGTTTCGGCCTATGCCGCGCGCCGGGACTATCACGATGTGGTCAAAAAGCGCCTGAAGGCCCTCGGCCGCTGGCTTGTCGATGAAACAGGTTGCGAAATCAAGGTGTTCGTGGATACGGCGCCCGTGATGGAGAAGCCCCTGGCCGCCGCGGCAGGCCTCGGCTGGCAGGGCAAGCACACCAATCTGGTCAGCCGCAGCGCCGGCTCCTGGACCTTTCTCGGCGCCATCTTCACGACCATCGACCTGCCGCCGGACGAAGCAGGGGGAGACCATTGCGGCGCCTGCCGGCGGTGCCTCGACGTCTGCCCGACCGACGCCTTTCCCGCGCCCTATCAACTCGACGCGAACCGCTGCATCGCCTATCTGACCGTGGAGCACCGCGGGCCGATCCCGCATGAATTCCGTGCGGCGATCGGTAACCGGATCTTCGGCTGCGACGACTGCCTGGCCATCTGTCCGTGGAACAAGTTCGCGAAGGTTTCCCGAGACGACCGGCTGGCGATGCGGGAGGAGATCCTGAATGCGCCGCTGGCGGAGCTGCTGGAACTCGACGACGCCGCCTTCCGGCGCATGTTCGCGCAGACGCCTGTCAAGCGGCTCGGGCGGGACCGCTTCCTGCGCAATGTCCTGATCGCAGCGGGCAATGCCGGCGACGAGTCGCTGTCGACACGTGTAGAGGTTCTGCTGGACGACGCTTCGCCGCTGGTGCGCGGCGCGGCGGTCTGGGCGCTGTCCCGTATCGGCGGTCCGGGTCGCCTGGCCGCCGCCCGCGCCCGTTGCGAACCCGTCGAGCGTGACGCCGACGTTCTGGCGGAGTGGTCGCGGCTCTAG
- a CDS encoding glutathione S-transferase family protein — protein MTTLYHYWLSQGSRFIRLLLAEKGIGFDLALTKPWAPGESFLSLNPSGWPPVLAPGGGVPALADARAIAEYIDERHPQPVMLGQNAVARAEVRRLVGWFDYKFAVEVSDTLLFERHYRGMIRAGAPDPTAIRTARTNIRFHLDYIGHLSERRRWLAGDEMSLADLMAAAHLSVVDYLGEAPWDEFQEARQWYSRMKSRPSFRPLLADRVAGLAPPAHYDDLDF, from the coding sequence ATGACGACCCTCTATCACTACTGGCTGTCGCAGGGGAGCCGGTTCATCCGGCTGCTGCTGGCGGAGAAGGGAATCGGATTCGATCTCGCCCTGACGAAGCCGTGGGCGCCGGGCGAGAGCTTCCTGTCGCTGAATCCGTCGGGCTGGCCGCCGGTGCTGGCTCCGGGGGGCGGCGTACCGGCGCTGGCGGACGCCCGCGCCATCGCCGAGTATATCGACGAACGTCACCCTCAGCCGGTCATGCTCGGCCAGAACGCCGTCGCCCGCGCCGAAGTGCGCCGGCTGGTGGGCTGGTTCGACTACAAGTTCGCCGTCGAGGTTTCCGACACGCTGCTGTTCGAGCGGCACTACCGCGGGATGATCCGCGCCGGGGCGCCGGATCCGACGGCGATCCGGACCGCGCGCACGAACATCCGTTTCCATCTCGACTATATCGGCCACCTCTCGGAGCGGCGGCGCTGGCTTGCCGGCGACGAGATGAGTCTTGCGGACCTCATGGCGGCGGCACATCTGTCGGTCGTCGACTATCTGGGCGAGGCGCCCTGGGACGAATTTCAGGAGGCGCGGCAGTGGTACAGCCGAATGAAGTCCCGGCCGTCGTTCCGTCCGCTGCTGGCGGACCGCGTCGCGGGGCTGGCGCCGCCGGCGCATTATGACGATCTCGATTTCTGA
- a CDS encoding undecaprenyl-diphosphate phosphatase: MTDLQLIIIALVQGITEFLPISSSGHLYLTSNLLGWPDQGVKVDAAVHVGTLAAVIIYCWREVGRVIGGFFQALALRNTANSRLFLNLLVGTIPIIVAGGVLVWLDRTAMFRSLEMVAWATIVFGLLLWLADGVGMTIRKMEHMGWGSALMIGLFQVIALVPGASRAGMTMMAGRLLGFERAEAARFSLLLSIPAILAAGGHSLKEIYESGDLSLGRGVLMAMGLAFLTALPAIALMMAWLRRSGYAPFVIYRLALGAVLLAVVYGVV, from the coding sequence TTGACCGACCTTCAACTCATCATCATCGCCCTGGTCCAGGGGATCACCGAGTTCCTGCCGATCAGCTCTTCGGGCCACCTGTATCTGACGTCGAACCTGCTGGGCTGGCCCGACCAGGGCGTGAAGGTGGACGCGGCGGTCCATGTCGGCACGCTTGCCGCGGTCATCATCTACTGCTGGCGGGAGGTGGGCCGCGTGATCGGCGGATTCTTCCAGGCGCTGGCGCTGCGCAACACCGCGAACAGCCGCCTGTTCCTGAACCTTCTGGTCGGCACGATTCCGATCATCGTGGCCGGCGGCGTGCTGGTGTGGCTCGATCGCACGGCGATGTTCCGCTCCCTGGAAATGGTCGCCTGGGCGACCATCGTCTTCGGCCTGCTGCTCTGGCTGGCCGACGGCGTCGGCATGACCATCCGCAAGATGGAGCACATGGGCTGGGGCAGCGCGCTCATGATCGGACTGTTTCAGGTCATCGCGCTTGTGCCGGGCGCCAGCCGCGCCGGCATGACAATGATGGCGGGGCGCCTGCTCGGCTTCGAGCGGGCCGAAGCGGCACGGTTCTCGCTCCTGCTCTCGATCCCGGCGATCCTGGCCGCAGGCGGCCACAGCCTGAAGGAGATCTACGAGAGCGGCGACCTGTCGCTGGGCCGCGGCGTGCTGATGGCCATGGGCCTGGCGTTCCTGACCGCCCTGCCCGCCATCGCTCTGATGATGGCCTGGCTCAGGCGGTCGGGCTATGCCCCCTTCGTGATCTACCGACTGGCGCTTGGCGCCGTGTTGCTGGCGGTGGTCTACGGCGTCGTCTGA
- a CDS encoding superoxide dismutase family protein, with translation MNLKGTLIGLSAGILLAASPAAANEARTADLVNGDGQRIGQITVKPVSGGVLLTAKAQRLPAGAHGFHIHETGKCEPAAGFKTAGGHLADGASHGFHADDGPHPGDMPNVHVGSDGVLNVEVLNSRVQLTESGDGALLDRDGSALMIHSGPDDYESQPSGAAGARIACAVIAESGG, from the coding sequence ATGAACCTGAAAGGCACGCTCATCGGCCTGTCGGCGGGCATCCTGCTGGCGGCGTCGCCGGCGGCCGCCAACGAGGCGCGCACTGCCGACCTCGTGAACGGCGACGGTCAGCGAATCGGCCAGATCACCGTGAAACCGGTCTCGGGCGGCGTCCTGTTGACGGCGAAGGCCCAGCGGCTGCCGGCCGGCGCCCATGGCTTCCACATTCACGAGACCGGCAAGTGCGAGCCCGCCGCTGGCTTCAAGACCGCCGGCGGCCATCTGGCCGACGGCGCCAGCCACGGTTTTCACGCCGACGACGGCCCGCACCCGGGCGACATGCCGAACGTGCATGTCGGCAGCGACGGCGTCCTGAACGTCGAGGTCCTGAACAGCCGCGTGCAACTGACGGAATCCGGCGACGGCGCACTGCTCGACCGGGACGGTTCGGCCCTGATGATCCATTCAGGTCCCGATGATTACGAGAGCCAGCCATCGGGCGCCGCGGGGGCCCGCATTGCCTGCGCGGTGATCGCCGAGAGCGGCGGCTGA
- a CDS encoding haloacid dehalogenase type II, whose translation MTDRPRALLFDVFGTVVDWRGSIAAEIDLMTAARGWGVSGHDFALAWRNLYQPAMARIRDGGRGFVKLDVLHRENLEQVLKDFGIDDMTGAEKAELNRVWHRLDPWPDAVGGLNRLKSRFILATCSNGNISLMVNMARRAGLPWDVILGAEVARAYKPQREAYLNSAAALDLEPGECCMVAAHNDDLAAAQSFGLKTAYVERRSEFDAGGTEPRPATGDWDWIAADFRDLADQLDC comes from the coding sequence ATGACCGATCGACCCAGGGCGCTGCTCTTCGATGTCTTCGGCACGGTGGTGGACTGGCGCGGCTCGATCGCTGCGGAAATCGACCTGATGACGGCGGCGCGGGGCTGGGGCGTCAGCGGCCACGACTTCGCGCTCGCCTGGCGCAATCTCTATCAGCCGGCCATGGCGCGCATCCGCGACGGCGGCCGCGGCTTCGTGAAGCTTGATGTGCTCCACCGCGAGAACTTGGAGCAGGTGCTGAAGGATTTCGGCATCGACGACATGACCGGGGCGGAGAAGGCCGAACTGAACCGGGTCTGGCACCGGCTCGACCCCTGGCCCGACGCCGTGGGCGGGCTGAACCGCCTCAAGAGCCGCTTCATCCTGGCGACCTGTTCCAACGGCAACATTTCCCTGATGGTGAACATGGCCAGGCGCGCCGGGCTGCCATGGGACGTGATCCTGGGCGCGGAGGTTGCGCGAGCCTACAAGCCGCAGCGCGAGGCCTATCTGAACTCCGCCGCCGCTCTGGATCTGGAGCCGGGCGAATGCTGCATGGTTGCCGCCCATAACGACGATCTCGCCGCGGCGCAGTCCTTCGGGCTGAAGACCGCCTATGTCGAAAGGCGCAGCGAGTTCGATGCCGGCGGCACCGAGCCCCGGCCGGCCACCGGCGACTGGGACTGGATCGCTGCCGACTTCCGCGACCTGGCCGATCAGCTCGACTGCTGA
- a CDS encoding LLM class flavin-dependent oxidoreductase gives MEFGVFYELQLPKPWNEGDEHRLFQEALEQVELADRLGIDYAWAVEHHFLEEYSHCASPEVFLTAAAGRTKNIKLGHGIRQVIPNYNHPARTAEGIASLDLVSSGRAQFGIGEGATRLELHGFGIPAKKKRAMSLEAAEQVANMMVMTPYPGYESENFSFPCRNVVPKPLQKPHPPMWMACTNRDTIKVAAQNGIGALAFSFVDPDEAKTWADIYYDIIKSDQCVPLGHAVNANIAMVSAFSLDHDRGEAIRKGQEGFEFFSYAMRKLIAEDTIPGRTRIWEDFQAERKVGSEEMIDAAKKGRDLMHAPGIGTPDDFRAHIRNYEDAGVDQIIFLQQAGRNTHDEICRSLNMFADEVLPDFKDQASERLARKAEELKPYIEAAMKRKKYMPELADDQIPPVRASKPQVEVNRSGDAA, from the coding sequence ATGGAATTCGGGGTTTTCTACGAACTGCAACTGCCCAAGCCATGGAACGAGGGCGACGAGCACAGGCTGTTCCAGGAAGCGCTGGAGCAGGTCGAACTCGCCGACCGGCTGGGCATCGACTACGCGTGGGCCGTCGAGCATCACTTCCTGGAGGAGTATTCCCACTGCGCTTCGCCGGAGGTCTTCCTGACCGCCGCCGCGGGGCGGACAAAGAACATCAAGCTGGGCCACGGCATCCGCCAGGTGATCCCGAACTACAATCATCCGGCCCGCACGGCCGAAGGCATCGCCTCGCTGGATCTGGTCTCCAGCGGGCGCGCGCAGTTCGGCATCGGCGAGGGCGCCACGCGGCTGGAACTGCACGGCTTCGGCATTCCGGCCAAGAAGAAGCGCGCCATGTCGCTGGAGGCCGCCGAGCAGGTCGCCAACATGATGGTGATGACGCCCTATCCCGGCTACGAGAGCGAGAACTTCTCCTTCCCCTGCCGCAATGTGGTGCCGAAGCCGCTGCAGAAGCCGCATCCGCCCATGTGGATGGCCTGCACCAACCGCGACACCATCAAGGTCGCGGCGCAGAACGGTATCGGCGCGCTGGCATTCTCCTTCGTCGATCCGGACGAAGCGAAGACCTGGGCCGACATCTACTACGACATCATCAAGTCCGATCAGTGCGTGCCGCTGGGCCACGCGGTCAACGCCAACATCGCGATGGTCAGCGCCTTCTCGCTGGACCATGACCGCGGCGAGGCGATCCGCAAGGGCCAGGAGGGTTTCGAGTTCTTCTCCTACGCCATGCGCAAGCTGATCGCCGAGGACACGATCCCCGGCCGCACCCGGATCTGGGAGGACTTCCAGGCCGAGCGCAAGGTCGGCAGCGAGGAGATGATCGACGCCGCGAAGAAGGGCCGCGACCTGATGCACGCGCCGGGCATCGGCACGCCGGACGACTTCCGCGCCCACATCCGCAACTACGAGGATGCGGGCGTCGACCAGATCATCTTCCTGCAGCAGGCCGGCCGGAACACCCACGACGAGATCTGCCGGTCGCTGAACATGTTCGCCGACGAGGTGCTGCCGGACTTCAAGGACCAGGCGTCGGAACGTCTGGCCCGGAAGGCCGAGGAACTGAAGCCTTACATCGAGGCCGCGATGAAGCGGAAGAAATACATGCCGGAACTGGCCGACGACCAGATTCCGCCGGTCCGGGCCTCGAAACCGCAGGTCGAGGTGAACCGCTCCGGCGACGCGGCCTGA
- a CDS encoding DUF1800 domain-containing protein: MTMPMGAVAAIRFGYGPRPGEIERRAGDPQGSLLAELAPDSATPEPLTGLPQSAAMLSRFMRARRSGGNPGVIRLFKNDFRMLFLQEAMLRTRAAVLTDTPFRERLVHFWSNHFTVSARKAVLLGLAGGFEREAIRPHIMGRFEDLLVAAVRHPGMIFYLDNVLSIGPRSEAGRRLGKGMNENLAREILELHTLGADGGYSQADVEALALMLTGWSVGRPDRERQPGAFWFYARAHQPGAKTLLGRRYADDGAGQAEAALRDLARHPATARHVCARLLRHFVADRPDPADLDYLVRVWSESGGDLPTVYRGLIGLRSAWTPLTKLKTPNDLLISSLRATGIRKVNKWVVSALELFGQAPWSAPTPKGWPDRADAWLSADQAMRRIEYAGALGERMTGWLKPERTAGDALGPLLPRDMAVSVALAESEAQALAILFAAPAFQRR; this comes from the coding sequence ATGACAATGCCCATGGGCGCGGTCGCGGCCATCCGGTTCGGATACGGCCCGCGGCCCGGCGAGATCGAACGGCGCGCGGGCGACCCTCAGGGCAGCCTGCTGGCCGAACTCGCGCCGGATTCCGCAACGCCGGAGCCGCTCACCGGCCTGCCGCAGAGCGCGGCGATGCTGAGCCGTTTCATGCGCGCCCGGCGCAGCGGCGGCAACCCAGGCGTCATCCGCCTGTTCAAGAACGATTTCCGCATGCTGTTCCTGCAGGAGGCGATGCTGCGCACCCGTGCGGCGGTACTGACGGACACGCCCTTCCGCGAACGGCTGGTCCATTTCTGGTCGAACCATTTCACCGTCTCGGCGCGCAAGGCGGTCCTGTTGGGCCTGGCCGGCGGTTTCGAACGGGAAGCGATCCGGCCTCACATCATGGGCCGGTTCGAGGATCTGCTGGTGGCGGCGGTGCGTCATCCGGGCATGATCTTCTACCTCGACAATGTGCTCTCGATCGGTCCGCGCTCCGAGGCCGGCCGCCGCCTTGGCAAGGGCATGAACGAGAACCTGGCTCGCGAAATCCTGGAGCTTCACACCCTGGGCGCGGACGGCGGCTACAGCCAGGCCGACGTCGAAGCGCTGGCGTTGATGCTGACCGGCTGGAGCGTCGGCCGGCCCGACCGGGAACGGCAACCCGGCGCGTTCTGGTTCTATGCCCGCGCCCATCAGCCGGGCGCGAAGACGCTGCTCGGACGGCGCTATGCCGACGACGGCGCCGGTCAGGCCGAAGCGGCGCTGCGCGATCTGGCCCGGCATCCGGCGACCGCGCGCCATGTCTGCGCCCGGCTGCTCCGTCATTTCGTCGCGGATCGGCCGGATCCGGCCGACCTCGACTACCTCGTCCGCGTCTGGTCAGAAAGCGGCGGCGACCTGCCGACCGTGTATCGCGGCCTGATCGGCCTGCGCAGCGCCTGGACGCCGCTCACCAAGCTGAAGACGCCAAACGACCTGCTGATCTCCAGCCTGCGCGCCACGGGCATCCGCAAGGTCAACAAGTGGGTGGTCAGCGCGCTGGAACTTTTCGGCCAGGCGCCATGGTCGGCGCCGACGCCGAAGGGCTGGCCCGACCGCGCCGATGCCTGGCTCAGCGCCGACCAGGCCATGCGCCGCATCGAGTACGCCGGCGCGCTTGGCGAGCGGATGACCGGCTGGCTGAAGCCGGAGCGGACAGCCGGCGACGCGCTGGGACCGCTGCTGCCCCGGGACATGGCGGTCAGCGTCGCGCTGGCCGAGAGCGAGGCGCAGGCGCTGGCGATCCTGTTCGCCGCGCCCGCGTTCCAGAGGCGGTGA
- a CDS encoding DUF1501 domain-containing protein — MTDLTRRHLLASSGLTLAAGLTPTLPAFAGADERRLLVIILRGGMDGLAVLPPLGDPHFAVRRAPETATLPLDGFFRLHPALPTLARLWARKELIGFHAVGTPYRERSHFDAQNVLESGLDGPSGSADGWLNRAVAERGAPAGYAMGVGIRPPLVLRGRVTVGSWAPNALPQADESTLARIAALWREDPLLAPHIASALEQQPMTAGLDQGIEGTRQSRRRLEPLMKGAAELMSTADGPRIVAMDDTGWDTHTNAANRLERKLAELEAGLELLVGGLQPVWRHTAVLVVTEFGRTVRINGNQGTDHGVGGAAFLFGGAVNGGRIVSEWPGLAPRDLIQGRDLRPTIDLRNLFRALLHDHLGYASAALGERVLPGVRRDRRLDGLVRG; from the coding sequence ATGACGGACCTCACGCGCCGCCACCTTCTCGCCTCGTCCGGGCTCACGCTCGCCGCGGGCCTGACGCCCACCCTGCCCGCCTTTGCCGGCGCCGACGAGCGGCGGCTGCTGGTGATCATCCTGCGCGGCGGCATGGACGGACTGGCGGTGCTGCCGCCGCTGGGCGACCCGCATTTCGCCGTCCGCCGTGCGCCCGAGACGGCGACCCTGCCGCTCGACGGCTTCTTCCGCCTTCACCCCGCCCTGCCGACGCTGGCTCGGTTGTGGGCTCGGAAGGAACTGATCGGCTTTCACGCCGTCGGTACGCCATACCGGGAACGGTCGCACTTCGACGCGCAGAACGTACTGGAATCGGGTCTGGACGGCCCGAGCGGCAGCGCCGACGGCTGGCTCAACCGGGCCGTCGCCGAGCGCGGCGCGCCGGCGGGCTACGCCATGGGCGTCGGCATCCGCCCGCCGCTGGTGCTGCGCGGCCGGGTGACCGTCGGCTCCTGGGCGCCCAATGCCCTGCCACAGGCCGACGAATCCACGCTCGCGCGGATCGCGGCGCTATGGCGGGAAGACCCGCTGCTGGCCCCGCACATCGCAAGCGCCCTGGAGCAGCAGCCCATGACCGCCGGCCTCGACCAAGGGATCGAGGGCACGCGTCAGTCGCGCAGGCGGCTGGAGCCGCTGATGAAGGGCGCGGCGGAACTGATGAGCACGGCGGACGGCCCACGCATTGTGGCAATGGACGACACCGGCTGGGATACCCACACCAACGCGGCCAATCGCCTGGAGCGCAAGCTGGCCGAACTGGAGGCGGGGCTGGAGCTTCTGGTCGGCGGCCTGCAGCCGGTCTGGCGGCACACCGCCGTGCTGGTCGTCACCGAGTTCGGACGCACGGTGCGGATCAACGGCAATCAGGGCACCGATCATGGCGTCGGCGGCGCGGCCTTCCTGTTCGGCGGCGCCGTGAACGGCGGCCGGATCGTCAGCGAGTGGCCGGGTCTCGCCCCGCGTGACCTGATCCAGGGCCGCGACCTGCGGCCCACGATCGACCTGCGTAACCTTTTCCGGGCGCTGCTGCACGACCATCTTGGCTACGCCTCGGCGGCGCTCGGCGAACGCGTGCTGCCCGGGGTGCGGCGCGACCGCCGCCTCGACGGCCTGGTCCGAGGCTGA